The Arachis hypogaea cultivar Tifrunner chromosome 19, arahy.Tifrunner.gnm2.J5K5, whole genome shotgun sequence genome has a window encoding:
- the LOC112779060 gene encoding uncharacterized protein, with product MQEMFSMYIENRAQISFIELYVEFEQSEADRNILREDYNSDSEEEFESNYECVGADGDDDHGEGNMDPDVTEVADALANDMPFGEPSFMRVLDLEAMHVPEFPEYMTAEVPIVADGEFAVGMEFSSREAVIKAIKEVSLISRKYCWVIRRYNGSHTCTRATISQDHAKLDSITIAEAIKPLVEADPSLKVKSVIAEVQSKFNYTAMCHKEPSAVVHFETMPAYQGDDLVGHIRVLHRVFWSYYPCIRAFRHCKPVVQVDGTHLYGKYKGCLLVAVSQDGNNNIVPIAFAIVERETSDAWHFFLSNLRQHVVTRDGVGLISDRHESINAAVERSNGAWSPPRAFHMFCIRHIESNFLRKFKAPYLQKLVVNIGYSRTVREYEVRYQRLRERGEAYTNWLNRIPREQYALAFDGGYRWGHMTTNLVECINSVLKGARNLPITALVKATFYRLNELFTRKRAEAEARINAGHVFSEVVTSKLHANQLASGNIQVSCFDRQNEVFEVREMPSGLEFAVDLRALRCDCGEFQVDRIPCRHVFACCANQRLDWKLYVHDVYKMDQVRRVYRARFRPLGNPTTWPAYNGPRYVPNPYLRRVSKGRPRMTRFLNEMDTRMLRRPRRCTLCGAEGHSRSRCRQSAGRTADGDAQ from the exons ATGcaggagatgttttcaatgtatattgaaaaccGGGCACAGATCTCGTTtatcgagttgtatgttgagtttgaacaatctgaGGCAGACCGAAACATTCTACgggaagattataatagtgacagtgaagaagagttcgaaagcaacTACGAATGTGTTGGTGCAGATGGAGATGACGATCATGGTGAGGGAAATATGGATCCGGATGTGACAGAGGTGGCAGATGCACTCGCAAACGATATGCCGTTTGGGGAGCCTTCATTCATGCGAGTTCTGgacttggaagccatgcatgttccgGAGTTTCCGGAATATATGACTGCAG AAGTTCCTAttgtcgcagatggtgaatttgctGTTGGGATGGAGTTTAGTTCCCGGGAAGCTGTTATTAAGGCAATAAAAGA ggttagTCTGATCAGCAGGAAGTAttgttgggttataaggaggtataatggtagtcacacttGTACCAGAGCCACCATTTCACAGGATCATGCGAAGCTGGACTCCatcacaattgcagaagcaataaagccattGGTTGAGGCTGATCCCTCCTTAAAGGTAAAGTCCGTTATAGCAGAAGTGCAATCGAAGTTTAACTATACT gccatgtgtcataaggaACCATCAGCTGTTgtccattttgagactatgcctgcataCCAAGGCGATGACTTGGTTGGTCATATTCGGGTACTGCATAGAGTAttttggagttattacccctgtatcagggcattcagacattgtaagccAGTTGTCCAGGTGGATGGGACTCACTTGTACGGAAAGTATAAGGGTTGTCTCCTAGTCGCAGTCTCACAGGATGGCAACAACAACATCGTTCCAATTGCGTTTGCTATTGTCGAGAGAGAGACTTCTGATGCGTGGCACTTTTTCCTTAGTAACTTGCGTCAACATGTTGTCACTCGGGATGGTGTGGGACTGATATCGGACCGACACGAATCCATCAATGCAGCTGTGGAACGGAGTAACGGAGCATGGTCACCTCCTAGAGCTTTTCATATGTTCtgcatcaggcatatagagtcgAATTTTCTGCGGAAATTCAAGGCACCGTACCTCCAAAAATTGGTCGTCAACATTG GATATTCCAGGACGGTGCGGGAGTATGAAGTGCGTTACCAGCGATTACGGGAACGGGGGGAAGCGTATACCAACTGGTTAAACCGAATTCCTCGCGAACAGTACGCATTGGCGTTTGATGGTGGATACCGATGGGGTCACATGACAACGAATCTAGTGGAATGCATCAATTCAGTGttgaagggtgcacgcaatctTCCTATTACTGCTCTTGTCAAGGCAACATTCTACAGGCTAAACGAGCTTTTCACCAGAAAAAGAGCAGAGGCAGAAGCGCGGATTAATGCTGGCCATGTGTTCTCCGAAGTCGTGACCTCGAAGTTGCATGCAAACCAACTTGCATCAGGAAACATACAGGTCAGTTGCTTTGACCGGCAGAATGAGGTCTTCGAGGTGCGTGAGATGCCAAGCGGACTGGAGTTTGCAGTCGATCTACGCGCCCTTCGATGTGATTGTGGTGAGTTCCAGGTGGACCGGATCCCCTGCAGACATGTGTTCGCATGTTGCGCAAACCAGCGACTGGATTGGAAGCTATATGTGCATGATGTGTATAAGATGGACCAAGTTCGGCGGGTGTACCGAGCAAGATTTAGGCCACTAGGTAACCCGACGACGTGGCCTGCGTACAACGGTCCTCGCTACGTACCGAATCCGTATCTGAGACGTGTCTCGAAAGGGCGCCCCAGGATGACGCgtttcttgaatgagatggacacgcGAATGTTACGTCGTCCTAGGCGATGTACGCTATGTGGAGCTGAGGGACACAGTCGTAGTAGATGCCGTCAGTCAGCTGGTAGAACTGCCGACGGAGATGCTCAGTAG
- the LOC140182032 gene encoding uncharacterized protein yields MAGRYSLDARYPGHTSSVASGGFVSVDSSRSNDGRGAFFSQNPNRVSMGLIEEDANTPERETDAYLVDDPDDEEDHDDDEIEEFDEDEESRNDGHARTPDETSKGYNLRIDPPRRSASRYTPSVFKKAAKKCKNLVKDVKWAMRK; encoded by the exons ATGGCTGGTAGGTATTCATTGGATGCTAGGTATCCGGGCCATACATCATCGGTTGCTTCTGGGGGGTTTGTGTCGGTTGACTCTAGTAGGAGTAATGACGGACGCGGAGCTTTTTTTAGTCAGAATCCTAACCGTGTATCCATGGGACTCATTGAAGAAGATGCTAACACACCCGAGAGGGAGACAGATGCGTATCTAGTAGATGACCCGGATGACGAGGAGGATCATGATGACGATGAAATAGAGGAGTTTGACGAGGATGAAGAATCTCGTAATGATG GTCATGCACGCACTCCGGATGAAACCTCCAAAGGTTACAATCTGAGGATTGATCCACCACGTCGCAGTGCTAGTCGCTACACTCCATCTGTCTTCAAAAAGGCGGCCAAGAAATGCAAGAATTTAGTCAAGGATGTGAAGTGGGCCATGAGAAAGTAG
- the LOC112775154 gene encoding protein MAIN-LIKE 1-like — MGKKLKIKDVDRSELHIIHYLSDPDYKSRMLTCNHPLPPDRYNERVEDHLRITGFYHASQIGIVQCQKALVNALIERWHPETHTFHLPIGECAVTLEDVAMILGLPTDGLPVTGMTMSSYEALEAECLLQFGVAPRMSDCRSSCIKLTWLRDLKENLQLIDDISIQRYVRCHIMLLIGTILFGDKSGAGVHWKFLPLLRDFGSIGQYSWGAACLAHLYRALCRASRFNCKEIDGPLTLLLCWAWIRMPYLSPLPREPRSFPLANRWRNWERGDRRFRYLKLAHFRKSFDELQEGQVCFNESSISFMFRV, encoded by the exons atggggaaaaaattaaaaattaaagatgtTGATCGATCTGAGCTTCATATTATTCACTATCTCAGTGATCCTGATTAT AAATCAAGAATGTTGACATGTAACCATCCACTTCCTCCGGATCGGTACAACGAAAGGGTGGAGGATCATCTGCGAATTACCGGGTTCTATCATGCATCTCAGATTGGGATAGTGCAGTGTCAGAAAGCATTGGTAAATGCTCTAATTGAACGTTGGCACCCAGAGACACATACGTTCCACCTTCCCATTGGTGAATGTGCTGTGACACTTGAAGATGTAGCTATGATTCTTGGTCTTCCCACAGATGGTCTTCCGGTCACAGGGATGACAATGAGCAGTTATGAAGCGTTGGAGGCGGAGTGTTTGCTTCAATTTGGAGTTGCACCGCGTATGTCTGACTGTAGATCTAGTTGCATAAAACTTACCTGGCTGCgtgatttaaaagaaaatttacagTTGATTGATGATATCAGTATACAGAGGTATGTGAGGTGCCATATTATGTTGTTGATCGGGACGATCTTGTTTGGGGATAAGTCTGGGGCAGGAGTGCATTGGAAATTTCTACCCTTGCTACGTGATTTTGGTAGTATTGGTCAGTATAGTTGGGGAGCGGCATGCCTGGCACATCTCTACAGGGCATTATGCCGTGCATCCCGTTTTAACTGCAAGGAAATAGATGGTCCACTAACACTTCTACTCTGTTGGGCTTGGATCAGGATGCCATACCTATCGCCGCTACCTAGGGAACCTCGAAGTTTTCCACTAGCAAACAG GTGGCGGAACTGGGAGCGTGGTGACCGACGATTTAGATACTTGAAGTTAGCTCACTTTAGGAAGTCATTTGATGAACTTCAGGAAGGGCAGGTATGTTTCAATGAAAGTAGTATTAGTTTTATGTTTAGGGTCTAA